A stretch of Colletotrichum lupini chromosome 2, complete sequence DNA encodes these proteins:
- a CDS encoding repetitive proline-rich cell wall protein → TWVSLNLVEPRRPRLSSSSSDLVSWLQLHYVHRVAYASSSDFDSTIAPLAAVSPFGRDEVVHLYTPQDSSYTRVLTYPIELSSSHSLSSRFFPTVRLHLQDRFPSYHTLGVLVLYPLPKVLLHGPGRGRSAVHMAQDYCKPQWRSPTSVGRQAEMSSHPSHSASSSPHPSACRQTGSRFLRPSFQEYLSFEKLSISPPLAAMKFTTALLALAATALATEDHDWGKDKTKTIVTEVLTTYTTVCPVTITKPGEHTTQYETITTTSTVVEKHPTTIYETLPDATEVVTEIDTDYTTYTTYCPITETIVGEGTTKTVVYTTLSTVVEKKPTKIIETVPGPTAVVTATDVQLTTLTSLCPVTETYTEGGKTWTKTYTTTSTIVTHVPTKVWQTEKLPDVTKTEKDVEYTTITSLCPVTETKTIGGETVVVTYTSTSTIVTEVPTKVDVWTTVKTTQNLSTEVYETITKPVTTYQTIEHGETVWITATGTKTITVEKVHTLTEVIVETKTAHVEVTQAVTVGGESVVTQKSWVYITVSGTVYATQTRPASTVVVPTTSAVILPPVTASSQAPVVVPTAAADARRAPGAALLAGLVGAVALL, encoded by the exons ACATGGGTGTCGCTGAACCTTGTCGAGCCTCGCCGTCCTCGTctttcgtcgtcgtcgtccgaCCTCGTCTCTTGGCTGCAGTTGCACTACGTACACCGGGTGGCTTATGCCTCATCTTCCGATTTCGATTCAACCATTGCGCCTTTGGCTGCCGTGTCGCCATTCGGCCGAGACGAAGTGGTTCATCTATACACACCACAGGACTCGTCCTACACCAGAGTCCTCACCTATCCCATCGAGCTCTCCTCCAGCCACTCACTGAGCTCCAGGTTCTTCCCAACTGTTAGGCTGCATCTCCAAGATCGCTTTCCCTCGTATCACACACTTGGCGTACTTGTCCTCTACCCCCTACCCAAGGTCCTCCTTCATGGACCAGGCCGCGGCCGGTCTGCTGTCCACATGGCCCAAGACTACTGCAAGCCGCAGTGGAGATCGCCAACCTCTGTTGGCCGACAAGCAGAGATGTCATCTCATCCTTCGCACTCTGCTTCCTCTTCTCCTCACCCGTCCGCCTGCAGGCAGACCGG CTCTCGCTTCCTCCGCCCATCGTTTCAAGAGTATCTCTCGTTTGAAAAGCTCTCAATATCACCTCCACTCGCAGCCATGAAGTTCACTACTGCTCTGCTGGCTCTGGCCGCCACTGCTCTTGCAACCGAGGACCACGACTGGGGTAAGGATAAGACCAAGACTATTGTCACGGAAGTCCTGACCACGTACACGACCGTGTGCCCTGTT ACAATCACCAAGCCCGGCGAACACACCACTCAGTATGAGACCATCACCACCACGTCCACCGTTGTAGAGAAGCACCCAACGACGATCTATGAGACCCTTCCAGACGCCACTGAAGTCGTGACGGAAATCGACACAGACTACACCACCTACACGACCTACTGCCCGATT ACGGAGACGATCGTTGGAGAAGGCACCACTAAGACTGTTGTGTACACCACACTCAGCACCGTCGTCGAAAAGAAGCCGACCAAGATCATCGAGACCGTTCCCGGCCCGACGGCCGTAGTGACGGCCACGGATGTCCAGCTTACAACCCTCACAAGCCTCTGCCCGGTCACGGAGACCTACACCGAGGGCGGCAAGACCTGGACTAAGACGTACACCACCACATCCACCATCGTGACTCACGTTCCTACCAAGGTCTGGCAGACTGAGAAGCTCCCTGACGTCACCAAGACGGAGAAGGACGTCGAGTACACCACCATCACTTCTCTTTGCCCTGTG ACCGAGACCAAGACTATTGGCGGAGAGACGGTAGTCGTCACTTACACATCTACCTCAACCATCGTCACGGAAGTTCCCACCAAAGTGGACGTCTGGACGACCGTAAAGACCACTCAGAATCTTTCCACAGAAGTCTACGAGACCATTACAAAGCCCGTGACGACTTATCAGACCATCGAGCACGGAGAGACGGTTTGGATCACTGCCACAGGCACCAAAACCATTACCGTCGAGAAGGTCCACACCCTGACGGAAGTCATTGTCGAGACCAAGACGGCACACGTCGAGGTCACCCAGGCCGTGACCGTGGGCGGCGAGAGTGTCGTGACGCAAAAGTCATGGGTCTACATCACCGTGTCGGGAACTGTGTACGCCACGCAGACCCGGCCCGCCAGCACCGTCGTCGTCCCTACAACAAGCGCCGTGATCCTTCCCCCGGTCACGGCGTCGAGCCAGGCTCCAGTGGTCGTGCCTACTGCTGCTGCCGACGCCCGCAGAGCGCCGGGGGCTGCCTTGCTGGCTGGCCTCGTTGGTGCCGTTGCTCTCCTCTAG
- a CDS encoding glycosyl hydrolase family 18, protein MLFSPVLLFLLVLRVTSVAQGKSVFAHFMVGNTEAFGVSNWEANIETAQQAKIDAFALNIAHGWSHNDEQIANAFTAASAKGFKLFFSFDYAGGDVPWPLAEVRALIQKYGASAAHFQYQGKPFVSTFEGPDNADDWNTIKADTGCFFIPDWSSLGAGPALDAGGGVADGLFNWAAWPYGERNMTTYIDAAYHGLLGSKPYMMPVSPWFFTNLPGYSKNWLWKSGDLWYDRWKQVTSMDFEPEFLEIISWNDYGESHYIGPLDDSQYEAFTVGDAPYNYVKEMPHDGWRTHLPFLIDLYKTGSSSVTKESMVTWFRTSLNYVCADGSTTANTASQLQFEYLPGQVMPDRIYFSVLLASPAELKVSFGGTDYSISNWDYTPDGGVGIYHTSIPVLGTGGAWRAQVVRGGSVVIDYSVPQGISGSCPSGVVNWNPWVGSASASGSVSGKPPRDLSEQTCIQGWGEGNFNDICKFTCKYGYCPSSACVCTNMGEAIKRPKSTGVLGYPANGDANYGGLCNFACNLGYCPSTACSTEKHNPYVPKTSPFNPNTCTDGGGHGTVSRLCSWTCHYGFCPIHSCFCTRQGPLNLPPPTVKVSGVKANFGNDNGLCAFACSHGYCPSPECSSDGGDGGGDDDGNGSGGGSPAVNVVVGYFQADSITRRGCAQRSASFVPTNSVTHVNAAFAWVEAGSFSLIPGSSTGIDQLKQLTALKSQARGLHVWLTLGGYDFSTGSRRASDTEGIFADIVRTSQSRQKFLNNLASFMQEFAFDGVDVDWQWPAAGDESKNYALLIQEMRLYFNSHSATSSAWGISFTAPVEKETLARFDLATMADAASWINLVAYDADSKDQSVTRAMSDQKSIEAAVDALGSAGVPATKINLGIGFFGRSYTLGSTSCSGVGCAAVGAGISGQCTGRPGFMSYDEMSSNLGLRNSKVDESTGINYLKYVSHVSCLLFYGEDNKQWISYEDRNSIIKKVKYAQGKGLLGIAVWSIDLDDDDHHLLNATLYPGGLGSFALATGTDQADSSNYTSVEISSCAWSDCGTSTSPSCPPGQQVLTTDRCNVASGTGEKLYKALCCPFGQTPDSSTCDWNRLDGGDCGRGCADGQVPIASDKWLINKKGQENYCFFGMADYCCAAEESGPAVCGWENKCVAIGTNGLPTSSTNVCSAGRKFVTYAKDSPVVGACKGDGKVNSWVPYCCDQDVDVSSFKWSGVAGTAGDGSDKCNDARICPLGKTSIATSYLGAGKDCTYFQQGYALWSAQAFPRDVKRTLCADPNALRRTIKTLPVPLENIFPHPGPGTDEQRWQVELDPTMGGADPTPEESTNADKNSFGWYIMSGPKAELTSLDKRDGSHWELFDCEPGANHEGRQTVRAVCTDSSYESNCGVIHEGHGVAGTVIEMPAGCGPGRYAMAVSLEPSQNQSLPRHLEKRADELADSPIFDLTFDYDFSPLDDPGYWNHIVAAAPTKVKRSRREMEEEVQGTHGGNYHQYLYHLWTVDKRSTPEDELHDLHARWFSKSGAIKDWIDRLHNVDTEYELVRHTVNEQFRWNIYDESVSCNIKGVDTTGYFTAWADLNVNIQSSALVTLIGNLQDLNSFEDSHVLFRNSGSVKASINAEALAHVEFLTGEIELFGLENFGGTFTVPGIVTIGPNFRVLGQLQGSATLHGTARVDLTLAEWDYTQQYPDANGGASAGAVTAARTPKSSGVRSSDSQSVLQAPKFYYDVDASGELTLSVVPKVTLGIVFNDDSVSDASIDFGVNGRVTLYGSAGSSSDSTWQYCYGVNGDVEVFAQLNAPTLFGKNINTYYPVWGTGLFPIIQQTCAAAASSVSETTPSAQPARLMKRGDFIGSLICPASASASDDVTPCPFCWESSATTSDASSKIRRRYGYVLEERADDACPLYTDADANNPSCTLDDLAARGTIVRRLTSKDGVVDYGTEQIKISFGQYAGCNDAKTSSNILRSIIFSTSGRRCNANVFKATNTEARSVKLNTEHVYEAQTLTKFFMWLMRGPGVTVGSHTMPTAEWVLEVLLGVDIPGAQPNSFIMNTAPLGVNMPPVQLDTVLIWGFGRSDGVGPSPFTKARGESHLVLVDEMINKNKGKFMMLQKVSVQPETQAVNSYRTTYREVFGVFEYLRWSPPSGTGGSGPFPVIEPVWNKWMRVSNWFDLVLWEFDNQYAGRWNERAGAPVNSNGSPSLRALYARYIEDYLLAIEQTAALKSNEAKTAYENKFKSVNSLGNVVWSNTDDPNWFNAAFGAGGWASPAGARFPRPGSGGTGWSIFGATGNPTKTINGQGVAVNIGAPARI, encoded by the exons ATGCTGTTTTCCCCGGTTCTTCTTTTCCTACTGGTGCTTAGAGTCACCAGCGTTGCCCAAGGAAAATCCGTCTTCGCCCACTTCATGGTTGGCAATACAGAAGCCTTTGGCGTCAGCAACTGGGAGGCTAACATCGAGACTGCGCAACAAGCCAAGATCGATGCCTTTGCCCTGAACATTGCCCATGGCTGGTCACATAATGACGAGCAGATAGCCAATGCCTTCACTGCGGCCAGCGCCAAAGGCTTCAAACTGTTCTTTTCTTTTGACTACGCCGGCGGCGACGTTCCTTGGCCGCTTGCCGAAGTCAGAGCTCTTATTCAAAAATACGGCGCCAGCGCGGCGCACTTCCAGTACCAAGGCAAGCCCTTCGTGTCTACCTTCGAGGGCCCTGACAACGCCGATGACTGGAACACGATCAAGGCAGACACGGGCTGTTTCTTCATCCCGGACTGGTCGTCCCTCGGTGCTGGCCCGGCTTTGGACGCCGGTGGCGGCGTAGCCGACGGCCTCTTCAACTGGGCCGCCTGGCCTTACGGCGAGCGGAATATGACGACCTATATCGACGCCGCGTATCACGGACTGCTGGGCTCCAAACCCTACATGATGCCCGTGTCACCGTGGTTCTTCACAAATTTGCCCGGATACAGCAAGAACTGGCTGTGGAAGAGTGGTGATCTGTGGTATGACCGCTGGAAGCAGGTCACTTCAATGGACTTCGAGCCTGAGTTCTTGGAGATCATCAGCTGGAACGACTACGGGGAGTCTCATTACATTGGGCCCCTCGACGATTCTCAGTACGAAGCCTTCACTGTTGGAGATGCCCCTTACAACTATGTCAAAGAGATGCCCCACGACGGATGGAGAACGCACCTTCCGTTTCTCATCGATCTCTACAAGACCGGCTCGTCCTCCGTCACCAAGGAGAGCATGGTGACTTGGTTTCGCACATCTCTCAACTATGTCTGTGCTGACGGCTCCACTACCGCCAACACGGCTAGTCAGCTACAATTCGAGTATTTGCCGGGCCAAGTGATGCCGGACCGCATTTACTTCTCGGTTCTCTTGGCCAGCCCGGCCGAGCTGAAGGTCTCCTTCGGAGGCACCGACTATTCCATCAGCAACTGGGACTACACGCCGGACGGCGGTGTCGGAATCTACCACACAAGTATCCCGGTCCTTGGTACCGGCGGCGCTTGGCGTGCGCAAGTCGTGAGAGGAGGCAGTGTGGTCATCGACTACTCGGTGCCCCAGGGTATCTCTGGAAGCTGTCCATCCGGTGTCGTCAACTGGAACCCGTGGGTAGGATCGGCTTCCGCGAGCGGCTCCGTCTCCGGGAAGCCTCCGCGTGACCTGTCCGAGCAGACTTGCATCCAGGGCTGGGGCGAGGGCAACTTCAACGACATCTGTAAGTTCACCTGTAAGTACGGCTACTGCCCGTCCAGCGCCTGTGTCTGCACCAACATGGGCGAAGCCATCAAACGGCCCAAGTCGACAGGTGTCCTCGGCTACCCTGCCAACGGCGATGCCAATTACGGCGGGTTGTGCAACTTTGCGTGTAACCTGGGATACTGCCCTTCCACTGCATGTTCTACGGAGAAGCATAACCCGTACGTACCCAAGACTTCACCTTTCAACCCAAACACCTGCACCGACGGCGGGGGACACGGGACCGTCTCTCGCCTCTGTTCGTGGACGTGCCACTACGGCTTCTGTCCTATTCACTCCTGCTTCTGCACCAGACAGGGCCCTCTCAATCTGCCTCCTCCGACGGTCAAAGTTAGCGGCGTCAAGGCCAACTTTGGCAACGACAACGGCCTGTGTGCTTTCGCCTGCTCTCACGGATACTGCCCTTCGCCCGAGTGCAGCTCCGATGGCGGTGATGGtggcggcgacgacgacggcaATGGCTCCGGCGGCGGGAGCCCCGCCGTTAACGTGGTCGTCGGATACTTCCAAGCAGATAGCATCACCCGCCGAGGTTGCGCTCAGAGATCCGCCAGCTTCGTCCCGACGAACTCGGTGACGCACGTCAACGCGGCATTTGCGTGGGTCGAGGCCGGGAGCTTCTCCTTGATCCCCGGCTCCAGCACCGGGATTGACCAGCTCAAGCAGCTCACTGCGCTCAAGAGTCAGGCGCGTGGGCTTCATGTATGGCTCACACTCGGGGGATACGACTTCTCAACCGGCTCGCGTCGGGCATCGGATACGGAGGGTATCTTCGCCGACATAGTGAGAACCTCGCAGAGTCGGCAGAAGTTCCTGAACAATCTCGCCTCCTTCATGCAAGAATTCGCTTTTGACGGCGTCGACGTCGACTGGCAATGGCCAGCGGCCGGTGATGAGTCCAAGAACTATGCGCTACTGATTCAGGAGATGCGGCTGTATTTCAACTCGCACTCGGCGACGTCGTCGGCCTGGGGTATCTCTTTCACGGCGCCAGTCGAAAAGGAGACTCTCGCACGTTTCGACCTCGCAACCATGGCGGATGCCGCCAGCTGGATCAACCTCGTCGCCTACGATGCTGACAGCAAGGATCAGAGCGTCACGCGCGCCATGTCGGACCAGAAGTCCATCGAGGCCGCAGTCGACGCGCTGGGTAGCGCAGGCGTCCCGGCGACCAAGATCAACCTCGGCATCGGTTTCTTTGGTCGCTCATACACGCTGGGCTCGACATCATGCTCCGGAGTCGGATGTGCTGCGGTGGGCGCCGGAATCTCAGGACAATGTACCGGGAGACCCGGCTTCATGTCCTACGACGAGATGAGTTCAAACCTTGGTCTTCGTAACAGCAAGGTCGATGAAAGCACTGGCATCAACTACCTGAAGTATGTTTCTCATGTTTCCTGCTTGCTCTT CTACGGCGAAGATAACAAGCAGTGGATATCTTACGAAGACCGCAACTCAATCATCAAGAAGGTCAAATACGCTCAAGGCAAGGGGCTTCTTGGAATCGCGGTCTGGTCCATCGACCTAGACGATGACGATCACCACCTGCTGAACGCCACGTTATACCCAGGTGGTCTGGGGAGCTTTGCGTTGGCGACGGGCACCGACCAGGCCGACTCATCCAACTACACCTCGGTCGAGATCAGCTCGTGTGCCTGGTCCGACTGCGGGACGTCGACGAGCCCATCGTGCCCGCCCGGCCAGCAGGTCCTCACGACCGACCGCTGCAACGTGGCCTCGGGAACCGGAGAGAAGCTCTACAAGGCCTTATGCTGCCCGTTCGGGCAGACCCCCGACTCTTCGACTTGCGATTGGAACCGGTTGGACGGGGGCGACTGCGGCCGGGGCTGCGCCGACGGCCAGGTCCCCATTGCGTCGGACAAGTGGCTCATCAACAAGAAAGGGCAAGAGAACTACTGCTTCTTCGGCATGGCTGACTACTGCTGTGCCGCCGAGGAGTCAGGCCCCGCTGTATGCGGCTGGGAGAACAAGTGCGTGGCTATCGGGACCAACGGGCTGCCCACGTCCAGCACCAACGTCTGCTCGGCAGGTCGCAAGTTCGTCACGTACGCAAAGGACTCGCCCGTCGTCGGTGCATGCAAGGGCGATGGGAAGGTCAACTCCTGGGTACCTTACTGCTGCGACCAAGACGTCGACGTGTCGTCGTTCAAGTGGTCAGGGGTCGCAGGCACAGCCGGAGATGGCTCCGACAAGTGCAACGACGCGAGGATCTGTCCCCTGGGCAAGACCTCCATCGCCACCTCATACCTGGGCGCCGGAAAGGACTGCACATACTTCCAGCAAGGGTACGCACTCTGGAGCGCCCAGGCGTTCCCCCGCGACGTCAAGCGCACGTTATGTGCGGACCCAAACGCCCTTCGAAGGACCATCAAGACTCTCCCGGTGCCTTTGGAGAACATCTTCCCGCACCCGGGCCCGGGCACGGACGAGCAGAGGTGGCAGGTCGAGCTTGACCCAACCATGGGCGGCGCCGATCCCACCCCCGAGGAGAGTACCAACGCGGACAAGAACTCGTTCGGCTGGTATATCATGTCCGGGCCGAAGGCCGAGCTCACCTCGCTGGACAAGCGGGACGGATCCCACTGGGAGCTCTTCGACTGCGAGCCGGGCGCGAACCACGAGGGTCGGCAGACTGTCAGGGCCGTGTGTACCGACAGCTCCTACGAGAGCAACTGCGGCGTCATCCACGAGGGCCACGGAGTCGCAGGAACTGTCATCGAGATGCCTGCCGGCTGCGGTCCCGGGAGATATGCCATGGCCGTATCTCTCGAGCCGTCCCAGAATCAGTCGCTTCCTCGACATCTGGAGAAGCGAGCAGACGAGCTGGCCGACTCTCCCATCTTCGACCTCACCTTTGACTACGACTTCTCCCCCCT CGACGATCCCGGCTACTGGAACCATATCGTTGCCGCTGCTCCGACCAAGGTGAAGCGGTCAAGACGGGagatggaggaggaggtCCAAGGGACGCACGGCGGGAACTACCACCAGTATCTCTACCACTTGTGGACAGTGGACAAGCGGTCTACGCCGGAGGACGAACTACACGACCTGCACGCGCGTTGGTTTTCCAAGTCAGGCGCCATCAAGGACTGGATCGACCGGCTGCACAACGTCGACACCGAGTACGAGCTGGTTAGGCACACGGTCAACGAGCAGTTCCGCTGGAACATCTACGATGAGTCCGTGTCCTGTAACATCAAGGGCGTGGACACGACGGGCTACTTCACCGCGTGGGCGGATCTCAACGTCAACATCCAGTCGTCGGCCCTCGTGACGCTCATCGGAAACCTGCAGGACCTCAACTCCTTTGAAGATTCCCACGTGCTGTTCCGCAACAGCGGCTCCGTCAAGGCGTCCATCAACGCCGAGGCCCTCGCTCACGTCGAGTTTCTCACGGGCGAGATCGAACTCTTCGGCCTCGAGAACTTTGGCGGCACCTTCACCGTGCCCGGCATCGTTACCATCGGTCCCAACTTCCGCGTGCTTGGCCAGCTGCAGGGTTCCGCGACGCTGCATGGGACTGCGCGCGTCGACCTCACACTCGCCGAGTGGGATTACACGCAGCAGTACCCCGACGCCAATGGCGGCGCCAGCGCCGGCGCCGTGACTGCGGCCAGGACGCCTAAGTCAAGCGGCGTACGCTCGTCGGATTCGCAGTCGGTGCTGCAGGCTCCCAAATTCTACTACGACGTGGACGCATCTGGCGAGTTGACCTTGTCAGTGGTGCCAAAGGTCACGCTGGGCATCGTTTTCAACGACGACTCGGTCTCGGACGCATCT ATCGACTTTGGCGTCAATGGTCGAGTCACCTTGTATGGATCCGCTGGTTCCAGCTCCGACTCGACGTGGCAATACTGCTACGGCGTCAATGGGGATGTTGAGGTTTTTGCACAACTGAATGCTCC AACGCTGTTTGGTAAAAACATCAACACGTATTACCCAGTATGGGGAACTGGATTG TTCCCCATCATCCAACAAACCTGCGCTGCAGCCGCTTCGTCGGTCTCGGAGACGACCCCGTCGGCCCAGCCGGCCAGGTTGATGAAGCGCGGGGACTTCATCGGATCGCTCATCTGCCCTGCATCGGCATCGGCCTCGGACGACGTGACACCGTGCCCCTTCTGCTGGGAGTCCTCTGCCACGACTAGCGATGCGAGCAGCAAGATCCGGAGGCGATACGGCTACGTGCTGGAGGAGCGCGCCGACGATGCTTGCCCGTTGTACACTGACGCCGACGCGAACAACCCCAGCTGCACCCTTGACGACCTCGCGGCCCGCGGCACCATTGTCCGCCGTCTGACCAGCAAGGACGGTGTGGTCGACTATGGCACCGAGCAAATCAAGATAAGCTTCGGGCAATATGCGGGCTGCAATGATGCCAAGACGAGCAGCAACATTCTCAGGTCGATCATCTTCAGCACGTCGGGCCGGCGATGCAATGCCAACGTGTTCAAGGCCACAAACACCGAGGCCAGAAGTGTCAAATTGAACACCGAACACGTTTACGAGGCGCAGACCCTCACCAAATTCTTCATGTGGCTGATGAGAGGGCCCGGCGTGACGGTCGGCAGCCACACCATGCCGACGGCGGAATGGGTGCTGGAGGTGTTGCTGGGTGTCGACATCCCAGGGGCTCAGCCGAACTCCTTCATCATGAATACAGCGCCTCTGGGCGTGAACATGCCTCCGGTGCAGCTGGATACTGTCTTGATCTGGGGTTTCGGGCGGTCCGATGGCGTCGGCCCCTCGCCCTTCACCAAAGCACGCGGCGAGTCCCACCTAGTGCTAGTCGACGAAATGATCAACAAGAACAAGGGCAAATTCATGATGCTTCAAAAAGTATCTGTACAACCCGAAACGCAAGCGGTAAATTCGTACCGGACTACATATCGCGAGGTCTTTGGCGTGTTTGAGTACCTCCGGTGGTCGCCTCCGAGCGGCACGGGTGGCTCGGGCCCTTTCCCCGTCATTGAACCCGTGTGGAATAAATGGATGCGGGTGTCCAACTGGTTTGACTTGGTGCTCTGGGAGTTTGACAACCAGTACGCCGGACGCTGGAACGAAAGGGCCGGGGCTCCAGTGAACAGCAATGGCAGCCCTTCGCTCCGCGCCCTCTATGCTCGATATATTGAGGATTACCTCCTGGCCATTGAGCAGACGGCCGCCCTCAAGAGCAACGAGGCCAAGACCGCCTACGAGAATAAATTCAAAAGCGTCAACTCCTTGGGAAACGTGGTGTGGAGTAATACCGACGACCCGAATTGGTTCAATGCCGCGTTCGGCGCCGGAGGCTGGGCCAGTCCGGCGGGGGCCAGGTTTCCGCGCCCAGGATCCGGGGGCACGGGATGGTCCATTTTCGGCGCCACCGGGAATCCCACCAAGACCATTAACGGGCAAGGCGTCGCAGTCAACATTGGTGCACCGGCTCGTATATAG
- a CDS encoding arylsulfatase gives MQASKRPNFLVIVADDLGFSDTEPYGSEISTPALQRLAKDGLRMTNFHTAPACSPTRSMLLSGTDNHIAGLGQMAEFMMGARQKYDGHPGYEGYLNFRVAALPEILQDAGYFTLCSGKWHLGMTAETSPSSRGFNKCLSFLPGAGNHHNYEPQLDARLPPFIKSSGFWMENDEFIDRSKDLPENFYSSDYFTDRLLSFLDERTEEEKQRPFFGYLAYTAPHWPLQAPREKIAKYRGLYDDGPKALRDRRLRQLQKLHLVPKDVIPAPVDVPGAVEWSEKSEQDRATAARAMEIYAAMVDKLDDNIGRVIDHLEASGELDNTFIVFMSDNGAEGSTMESMPIMGSLGIQETLRQFYDNSYENMGNANSFIMYGPQWALAATAPSRGFKGFTTEGGIRCPCIVRYPPLVRKEGGISHSYTNVMDILPTMLDLAGVSHPGTTFRGREVVAPRGKSWVPMLSSKTSEVYGEGEDVAGWELFGMRAIRRGKYKAVMLPPPHGTGAWELYDIDRDPGETKDLAASEPGVMSQLLQDWEIYFSETGMIEYHPMKASLPRKTIQASSEGDCTISTLRTSST, from the exons ATGCAAGCATCCAAACGACCCAACTTTCTCGTCATCGTCGCTGACGATCTGGGGTTTAGCGATACAGAGCCATACGGCTCCGAGATATCCACCCCGGCTCTGCAGCGTCTTGCCAAGGATGGTCTGCGTATGACAAACTTCCATACGGCCCCAGCATGCTCGCCTACAAGATCCATGCTTCTCTCTGGCACGGATAATCACATTGCTGGACTGGGCCAGATGGCCGAGTTCATGATGGGTGCGCGACAGAAATACGATGGTCACCCAGGATACGAAGGCTATCTCAACTTTCGCGTTGCTGCTTTGCCTGAGATACTTCAGGATGCCGGCTACTTCACTTTGTGCTCGGGGAAGTGGCATTTGGGCATGACTGCCGAAACCTCGCCCTCTAGCCGCGGTTTCAACAAGTGTCTTTCCTTTCTCCCGGGCGCTGGGAATCACCACAATTACGAGCCGCAACTTGATGCGAGACTTCCCCCTTTCATCAAGAGCTCTGGCTTCTGGATGGAGAACGACGAGTTCATCGATCGCAGCAAAGACTTGCCCGAGAACTTTTACTCGAGTGACTACTTCACCGATCGCCTGCTCAGCTTTTTAGATGAGCGCACAGAGGAAGAGAAGCAGAGGCCCTTCTTCGGATATCTAGCATACACCGCACCACACTGGCCACTACAGGCACCACGGGAGAAGATTGCCAAATACCGTGGTTTGTATGATGACGGACCGAAAGCTCTCCGAGATCGACGTCTGCGTCAGCTTCAGAAACTGCATCTGGTCCCGAAAGATGTCATTCCGGCGCCGGTAGACGTACCCGGTGCTGTTGAATGGAGTGAAAAGAGTGAACAGGATAGAGCCACGGCAGCCCGAGCCATGGAAATCTATGCGGCCATGGTGGACAAGCTCGATGACAATATCGGGCGTGTCATCGATCATCTCGAAGCCAGCGGCGAGCTCGACAACACATTCATCGTCTTTATGTCTGATAATGGTGCCGAGGGTTCCACCATGGAATCCATGCCCATCATGGGCTCACTGGGCATCCAGGAGACACTTCGCCAATTTTATGATAACTCATATGAGAACATGGGAAATGCCAACTCCTTCATCATGTATGGGCCGCAATGGGCTCTTGCTGCCACAGCACCTTCGCGAGGCTTCAAAGGTTTTACCACCGAAGGCGGCATACGGTGCCCATGTATCGTGCGGTATCCTCCCCTTGTGAGGAAGGAGGGAGGCATCAGCCACTCCTACACCAACGTCATGGATATCCTACCTACGATGTTGGATCTGGCAGGCGTGTCGCATCCCGGTACTACTTTCCGCGGTCGTGAAGTGGTCGCTCCACGAGGGAAGTCCTGGGTCCCGATGCTTAGCTCCAAGACGTCCGAGGTATACGGCGAGGGTGAGGACGTTGCCGGATGGGAGCTTTTCGGCATGAGAGCGATACGGAGAGGCAAGTACAAGGCTGTGATGTTGCCTCCACCTCATGGCACCGGCGCATGGGAGCTTTATGACATTGATAGGGACCCAGGCGAAACTAAAGACCTGGCCGCCTCAGAGCCGGGAGTTATGAGCCAGCTGCTTCAGGACTGGGAGATTTATTTCTCCGAAACAGGAATGATCGAGTATCAT CCTATGAAAGCCTCGCTACCGCGCAAGACCATCCAGGCTTCCTCTGAGGGAGACTGCACCATCTCCACACTCCGCACATCAAGCACCTAG